A single region of the Eulemur rufifrons isolate Redbay chromosome 8, OSU_ERuf_1, whole genome shotgun sequence genome encodes:
- the LOC138389708 gene encoding small ribosomal subunit protein uS14-like yields the protein MGHQQLYWSHLRKFCQGSCSCRICSNQHGLTWKYNLNTCCQCFHQYVKDIGFELD from the coding sequence ATGGGCCATCAGCAGCTCTACTGGAGCCACCTAAGAAAATTCTGCCAGGGTTCTTGCTCTTGCCGCATCTGCTCAAACCAGCATGGTCTGACCTGGAAATACAACCTCAATACTTGCTGCCAGTGTTTCCATCAGTATGTGAAGGATATAGGCTTTGAGTTGGACTAA